From a single Microbacterium murale genomic region:
- a CDS encoding MarR family winged helix-turn-helix transcriptional regulator yields MNPLLLDRLLQIAELFQKDMARAFDGTGLTPARVHLLWVLQHAGPSTQQALAKLCAVSPRNITGLVDGLESSGHVRRTPHPTDRRAVLVELTPSAVTTMTRMQQEHVELNETLISAIAPEDRDAVERGVTALAEHLAVLVAEAESAT; encoded by the coding sequence ATGAACCCGTTGCTGCTCGACCGCCTGCTGCAGATCGCCGAGCTGTTCCAGAAGGACATGGCACGCGCATTCGACGGGACTGGGTTGACGCCAGCACGCGTGCATCTTCTGTGGGTGCTGCAGCATGCCGGTCCTTCTACCCAGCAGGCTCTGGCGAAGCTCTGCGCGGTGAGTCCTCGCAACATCACCGGTCTCGTCGACGGGCTGGAGAGTTCGGGTCATGTGCGCCGCACACCCCACCCGACGGACCGCAGGGCCGTGCTGGTCGAGCTGACGCCGAGCGCCGTCACGACGATGACGCGGATGCAGCAGGAGCACGTCGAACTCAACGAGACCCTGATCTCGGCGATCGCTCCGGAAGATCGTGACGCCGTAGAGCGCGGGGTCACCGCTCTCGCGGAGCACTTGGCAGTGCTGGTGGCCGAAGCCGAGAGCGCGACATGA
- the mgtE gene encoding magnesium transporter has protein sequence MTTEQIPTQNFDTADLLELIEQSLSRRDLAAASTTLSPVPTWQIVQVLERLNPRDCAVVYRLLPKQQAVEVFEALSPELQGELVRSLQDAEVAALFAELDPDDRVWLLDELPASVAPRLLRGLSPHERELTASVLGYSQDSIGRRMSPEYVTTHPDLTAAETLRRMRARIADAETIYTLPVTDHARRVVGVVSLRDLLAADDDAFVESLMQDAHTVPADSGAEAAARDCTDLGLLAVPVVDSEHRLVGIFTIDDAARILKREESEDAARQGGVEPLARPYLSTPIRRIVRSRVVWLLVLAVGATLTVKVLSVFEATLEQLTVLALFVPLLIGTGGNTGNQAATTVTRALALGEVRPRDLVRVLTRELRVGLSLGVLLGLLGFGITALVYDWQIGLVIGCTLVAVCSVAATIGGIMPLVARTIRVDPAVFSNPFITTFVDATGLVIYFVIAKAILGI, from the coding sequence ATGACCACGGAGCAGATCCCCACCCAGAACTTCGACACCGCTGACCTCCTCGAACTGATCGAGCAGAGTCTGTCCCGTCGTGATCTGGCCGCAGCATCGACCACTCTGTCACCGGTGCCGACATGGCAGATCGTGCAGGTTCTCGAACGGCTGAACCCCCGAGACTGCGCCGTCGTCTACCGGCTGCTGCCGAAGCAGCAGGCCGTCGAGGTCTTCGAGGCGCTCTCTCCGGAGCTGCAGGGCGAGCTCGTGCGCAGCCTGCAGGATGCCGAGGTCGCTGCGCTCTTCGCCGAGCTGGACCCGGACGACCGGGTCTGGCTGCTCGATGAGCTGCCGGCGTCGGTCGCTCCGCGCCTGCTCCGAGGGCTCTCGCCGCATGAGAGGGAGCTCACAGCGTCGGTACTCGGGTATTCGCAGGACTCGATCGGTCGGCGCATGAGCCCCGAGTACGTGACCACCCATCCCGACCTCACCGCAGCGGAGACCCTGCGGCGCATGCGTGCTCGCATCGCCGATGCGGAGACGATCTACACCCTTCCGGTGACCGACCACGCGCGTCGGGTCGTCGGCGTCGTCAGCCTCCGCGACCTGCTGGCCGCCGATGACGACGCATTCGTCGAGTCCCTGATGCAGGACGCGCACACCGTGCCGGCCGACTCCGGCGCCGAGGCCGCTGCTCGCGACTGCACTGATCTGGGACTCCTCGCGGTCCCGGTGGTCGACAGCGAGCATCGCCTTGTCGGGATCTTCACGATCGATGATGCCGCGCGCATCCTCAAGCGCGAGGAGAGCGAGGATGCCGCCCGCCAGGGTGGAGTGGAGCCGCTCGCCCGACCGTACCTGTCCACGCCGATCCGACGGATCGTGCGCTCGCGCGTCGTGTGGCTCCTTGTTCTCGCGGTCGGCGCGACCCTCACCGTGAAGGTGCTGTCGGTATTCGAAGCGACGCTGGAACAGCTCACTGTGCTGGCGTTGTTCGTGCCGCTGCTGATCGGGACGGGCGGGAACACCGGGAATCAGGCCGCGACGACCGTGACTCGTGCGCTCGCGCTCGGGGAAGTGCGCCCGCGGGATCTGGTGCGCGTGCTGACCCGCGAACTGCGCGTGGGGCTGTCTCTGGGGGTGCTTCTCGGCCTGCTGGGGTTCGGGATCACGGCGCTGGTGTACGACTGGCAGATCGGGCTCGTGATCGGGTGCACCCTCGTCGCCGTGTGCTCCGTGGCCGCGACGATCGGCGGGATCATGCCGCTGGTCGCCCGAACGATCAGGGTGGACCCGGCGGTCTTCTCCAATCCGTTCATCACCACGTTCGTGGATGCCACCGGGCTCGTGATCTACTTCGTCATCGCCAAGGCGATCCTGGGCATCTGA
- a CDS encoding response regulator transcription factor — protein sequence MSALRVVVADDSVLLREGLVRILMEAGVEVVGSYPDAELLLADLVEIAPDLVVLDVRMPPTFRDEGVRAALAARELLPGVGILLLSQYVEVAYAQELLSSGTGGVGYLLKDRVASLDELKDAIDRIQAGGTVLDPEVIAQLISRRQDPLETLTRREGEVLAGMAEGRTNTAIASALFIGVGAVEKNVTAIFQKLNLDAASGADHRRVLAVLAWLQR from the coding sequence ATGAGTGCTCTTCGCGTCGTCGTCGCCGATGATTCGGTTCTGCTTCGCGAAGGCCTCGTGCGCATCCTGATGGAGGCAGGCGTCGAGGTCGTCGGATCGTATCCGGATGCCGAGCTGCTGTTGGCGGATCTCGTCGAGATCGCCCCGGATCTCGTCGTACTCGACGTGCGGATGCCGCCGACCTTTCGTGATGAAGGCGTGCGGGCAGCGCTCGCGGCGCGTGAGCTTCTTCCCGGCGTGGGGATCCTGTTGCTGTCGCAGTACGTCGAAGTCGCCTATGCGCAGGAGCTGCTCTCCTCCGGCACTGGCGGCGTCGGATATCTGCTCAAGGACCGGGTCGCGTCACTCGACGAGCTCAAGGATGCGATCGACCGGATACAGGCCGGGGGAACCGTGCTCGACCCGGAGGTCATCGCGCAACTGATCAGCCGCAGGCAGGATCCCCTCGAGACGCTCACGCGGCGCGAGGGCGAGGTGTTGGCAGGGATGGCCGAGGGGCGCACGAATACGGCCATCGCATCTGCCCTCTTCATCGGTGTCGGTGCGGTCGAGAAAAACGTCACGGCGATCTTTCAGAAGCTGAATCTTGATGCTGCCTCTGGCGCCGATCACCGCAGGGTGCTCGCCGTGCTGGCCTGGCTGCAGCGCTGA